The Streptomyces sp. NBC_01255 genome window below encodes:
- a CDS encoding fatty acyl-CoA synthetase has translation MERLLSRTVDGVLRMSAQRVPDRIALRYADRTWTYAELDAAVSTAAAFLREPHHGIGLPESARVATYGHNSDAYLIAFLACARADLIHVPVNHHLTGDDLAYLLEQSESSLVLADPALADRVPDGFAVKALRDAPGSLLDAVAVPEAYEPDRDAREIVQLLYTSGTTALPKGAMMTHRALVHEYASAVEALDLREDDRPVHALPLYHSAQMHVFLLPYLAVGAENTIVDGPDPTVLFDLIEAGRADSFFAPPTVWIGLANHPEFAGRDLSALRKAYYGASIMPVPVLERLRARLPGLRFFNCFGQSEIGPLATVLGPDEHEGRMDSCGRPVRHVEARVVDEDGKDVPDGTAGEIVYRSPQLCDGYWRKPEETKAAFRGGWFHSGDLAVRDAEGFLTIVDRVKDVINSGGVLVASRQVEDALYTHPGVAEVAVIGLPDERWIEAVTAVVVPRGEVTEAELLAHAREKLVHFKAPKRVHFTPELPRNASGKILKRELRDRFGGAGES, from the coding sequence ATGGAACGACTCCTCAGCCGCACTGTCGACGGCGTTCTGCGCATGAGCGCCCAGCGCGTCCCGGACCGGATCGCCCTCCGGTACGCCGACCGGACCTGGACGTACGCCGAGCTGGACGCGGCCGTCTCCACCGCAGCGGCCTTCCTGCGGGAGCCGCACCACGGCATCGGCCTCCCCGAGTCCGCCCGCGTCGCGACCTACGGCCACAACTCGGACGCCTACCTCATCGCGTTCCTCGCCTGCGCGCGGGCCGACCTGATCCACGTGCCGGTCAACCACCACCTGACCGGCGACGACCTCGCGTACCTCCTGGAGCAGTCGGAGAGTTCGCTCGTCCTCGCCGACCCCGCCCTCGCGGACCGGGTCCCGGACGGATTCGCGGTCAAGGCCCTCCGGGACGCGCCCGGTTCGCTCCTCGACGCGGTCGCCGTACCGGAGGCGTACGAACCCGACCGCGACGCCCGGGAGATCGTGCAGCTCCTCTACACGTCGGGCACCACCGCCCTCCCCAAGGGCGCGATGATGACGCACCGCGCGCTCGTCCACGAGTACGCGAGCGCCGTCGAGGCCCTCGACCTGCGCGAGGACGACCGGCCCGTGCACGCGCTGCCGCTCTACCACTCGGCGCAGATGCACGTCTTCCTGCTGCCCTACCTCGCGGTCGGCGCGGAGAACACGATCGTCGACGGACCCGACCCGACCGTCCTCTTCGACCTGATCGAGGCGGGCCGCGCTGACAGCTTCTTCGCGCCGCCGACCGTATGGATCGGCCTCGCCAACCACCCGGAGTTCGCCGGTCGGGACCTGTCCGCGCTGCGCAAGGCCTACTACGGGGCCTCGATCATGCCCGTACCCGTCCTCGAACGACTGCGGGCGCGGCTGCCCGGACTGCGCTTCTTCAACTGCTTCGGCCAGTCCGAGATCGGCCCCCTGGCCACCGTCCTCGGACCCGACGAGCACGAGGGTCGGATGGACTCCTGCGGCCGGCCCGTCCGCCATGTCGAGGCCCGGGTCGTCGACGAGGACGGGAAGGACGTGCCCGACGGCACCGCAGGGGAGATCGTCTACCGCTCACCGCAGTTGTGCGACGGCTACTGGCGCAAGCCGGAGGAGACCAAGGCGGCCTTCCGGGGCGGCTGGTTCCACTCGGGCGACCTCGCCGTGCGCGACGCCGAGGGCTTCCTCACCATCGTCGACCGGGTGAAGGACGTCATCAACTCCGGCGGCGTGCTCGTCGCCTCCCGGCAGGTCGAGGACGCCCTCTACACCCACCCGGGCGTCGCCGAGGTCGCCGTGATCGGCCTCCCCGACGAGCGCTGGATCGAGGCGGTCACGGCCGTCGTCGTCCCGCGCGGCGAGGTCACGGAGGCCGAACTCCTCGCGCACGCCCGCGAGAAGCTCGTGCACTTCAAGGCCCCGAAGCGCGTCCACTTCACCCCGGAGCTGCCCCGCAACGCGAGCGGCAAGATCCTCAAGCGCGAACTGCGGGACCGCTTCGGCGGGGCGGGGGAGTCCTGA
- the paaK gene encoding phenylacetate--CoA ligase PaaK → MTGLLDSGERLGREELAALQLERLRATLRHAYENVPFYRDSFDAAGLSPDDCRTLADLARFPFTAKSDLRDHYPFGMFAVDQSQVRRIHASSGTTGRPTVVGYTDRDLDTWADVVARSLRAAGARPGHKVHVAYGYGLFTGGLGAHYGAERLGCTVIPASGGMTARQVQLIQDFKPEIIMVTPSYMLTLLDEFERQGVDPRSTSLKVGVFGAEPWTEAMRKEIEERFAIDAVDIYGLSEVIGPGVAQECVETKDGLHIWEDHFYPEVVDPFTGEVLPDGEEGELVFTSLTKEAMPVIRYRTRDLTRLLPGTARVFRRMEKVTGRSDDMIILRGVNLFPTQIEEIVLRTPSVAPHFQLRLTREGRLDALTVRAEARPEATGEERAEAARAIAAAVKDGVGVSVGVEVVDPETLERSMGKLRRIVDLREREA, encoded by the coding sequence CTGACGGGACTGCTCGACAGCGGCGAACGGCTCGGGCGCGAGGAGCTGGCGGCGCTCCAGCTGGAGCGACTGCGCGCGACCCTGCGGCACGCGTACGAGAACGTGCCCTTCTACCGCGACTCCTTCGACGCGGCCGGGCTGTCCCCCGACGACTGCCGTACGCTCGCGGACCTCGCCCGCTTCCCCTTCACCGCCAAGTCCGACCTGCGCGACCACTACCCCTTCGGCATGTTCGCCGTCGACCAGTCCCAGGTGCGGCGGATCCATGCGTCCAGCGGCACCACCGGGCGGCCGACCGTCGTCGGCTACACGGACCGGGACCTCGACACCTGGGCGGACGTGGTGGCCCGCTCCCTGCGCGCCGCCGGGGCGCGACCCGGGCACAAGGTCCATGTGGCGTACGGATACGGTCTGTTCACCGGCGGACTCGGCGCCCACTACGGCGCGGAGCGGCTCGGGTGCACGGTGATCCCCGCCTCGGGCGGCATGACGGCCCGGCAGGTGCAGCTCATCCAGGACTTCAAGCCCGAGATCATCATGGTGACCCCCTCGTACATGCTCACGCTGCTCGACGAGTTCGAGCGGCAGGGCGTGGATCCGCGCTCGACGTCCCTGAAGGTGGGGGTGTTCGGCGCCGAGCCGTGGACGGAGGCGATGCGGAAGGAGATCGAGGAGCGGTTCGCCATCGACGCGGTCGACATATACGGCCTGTCGGAGGTGATCGGCCCAGGCGTGGCGCAGGAGTGCGTGGAGACGAAGGACGGACTGCACATCTGGGAGGACCACTTCTACCCGGAGGTCGTGGATCCGTTCACGGGCGAGGTGCTGCCGGACGGGGAGGAGGGAGAGCTCGTCTTCACCTCGCTGACCAAGGAGGCCATGCCGGTGATCCGCTACCGGACGCGCGATCTGACCCGGCTGCTGCCGGGAACGGCGCGGGTGTTCCGGCGGATGGAGAAGGTCACCGGGCGCAGCGACGACATGATCATCCTGCGTGGGGTGAACCTCTTCCCCACCCAGATCGAGGAGATCGTCCTGCGGACGCCGTCCGTGGCCCCGCACTTCCAGCTGCGGCTCACCCGGGAGGGGCGGCTCGACGCCCTCACCGTACGGGCGGAGGCCCGGCCTGAGGCGACGGGCGAGGAGCGCGCGGAGGCGGCCCGGGCGATCGCGGCGGCGGTCAAGGACGGGGTCGGGGTCTCGGTCGGGGTCGAGGTGGTCGACCCCGAGACGCTGGAACGGTCGATGGGCAAGCTCCGGCGGATCGTGGACCTGCGGGAGCGGGAGGCCTGA
- a CDS encoding cytochrome P450 → MSTQSTLDTADTPEVHFWAVPDLTGLAFDPLLAKLLHEDPVTRVRLPHGEGHAWLVTRYEDVKFVSVDPRFSRQAVWGRSITRVAPHFIPMEGAVGFADPPDHTRMRRVVARAFSARALTALRGHAQEVMDRLLDRVEEHGAPADLMELVNRPFPLAMVSELMGVPEGDQPLMARWSDTIISAGAGREAGEQAKAEMGRYVTELVGRSHGTGKETLAAVLADAVDEDALTEHEAVGLAVLIQIGGAHAVRNNSANMVYALLTHPEHLARLRAEPELLPQAVDELLRYIPHRNAVGLSRIALEDVDVGGVTIPAGEPVYVSYLTANRDPDVFPEPERLDFDRGYNPHVAFGHGPHYCPGSALARIESEILLDSLWTRFPDLRLAVPEEQLRWQRGALIRGPETLPVTW, encoded by the coding sequence ATGTCCACCCAGTCCACGCTCGACACCGCCGACACCCCCGAGGTCCACTTCTGGGCCGTGCCCGACCTCACCGGCCTCGCCTTCGACCCGCTGCTCGCCAAGCTGCTGCACGAGGACCCCGTCACCCGGGTCCGGCTCCCGCACGGCGAGGGCCACGCCTGGCTCGTCACCCGCTACGAGGACGTCAAGTTCGTCTCCGTCGACCCCCGCTTCAGCCGCCAGGCCGTCTGGGGTCGCTCCATCACCCGCGTCGCCCCGCACTTCATCCCGATGGAAGGGGCCGTCGGCTTCGCGGACCCGCCAGACCACACCCGGATGCGGCGCGTCGTCGCCCGCGCGTTCAGCGCCCGCGCCCTGACCGCGCTCCGCGGTCACGCCCAGGAGGTCATGGACCGGCTCCTCGACCGGGTCGAGGAACACGGCGCCCCCGCCGACCTCATGGAACTCGTCAACCGCCCCTTCCCGCTCGCCATGGTCAGCGAACTCATGGGCGTCCCCGAGGGCGACCAGCCGCTCATGGCCCGCTGGTCCGACACGATCATCTCCGCAGGCGCCGGACGGGAGGCCGGAGAGCAGGCCAAGGCCGAGATGGGCCGGTACGTCACCGAACTCGTCGGCCGCAGCCACGGCACAGGCAAGGAGACCCTCGCCGCCGTCCTCGCCGACGCCGTCGACGAGGACGCCCTCACCGAGCACGAGGCCGTCGGGCTCGCCGTCCTCATCCAGATCGGCGGCGCCCACGCCGTCCGCAACAACAGCGCCAACATGGTGTACGCGCTGCTCACCCACCCGGAGCACCTCGCCCGGCTGCGCGCCGAACCCGAACTCCTCCCGCAGGCCGTCGACGAGCTCCTCCGCTACATCCCCCACCGCAACGCCGTCGGCCTCTCCCGGATCGCCCTGGAGGACGTCGACGTCGGTGGCGTCACCATCCCGGCAGGAGAGCCGGTCTACGTCTCGTACCTGACCGCCAACCGCGACCCGGACGTCTTCCCCGAGCCCGAGCGCCTCGACTTCGACCGCGGCTACAACCCGCACGTCGCCTTCGGCCACGGCCCGCACTACTGCCCGGGCTCCGCCCTGGCCCGCATCGAGTCGGAGATCCTCCTCGACTCCCTGTGGACCCGCTTCCCGGACCTGCGCCTCGCCGTCCCCGAGGAACAGCTCCGCTGGCAGCGCGGCGCCCTGATCCGGGGCCCCGAGACCCTGCCTGTCACCTGGTGA
- a CDS encoding GNAT family N-acetyltransferase — translation MEPQHIRDLYDRQLRREARPDGPGCRVERVGPVVRQTGPAHAWNGVLWSGLDAAGADAAIAGQIAHYRTAGLPFEWKLYGHDGPADLADRLLAAGFTAEDPETLMAAEAAALPQDVPLPKGVELHAVTDEAGVRQVVEVHERAFGTDSSHIGRQLLDRLAADPDTVTAVVAVAAGEPVSAARLELCPGTDFAGLWGGGTVEAWRGRGLYRALVAHRVRIAAARGHRYVQVDAADTSRPILRRLGFLTLSTTTPYTYGT, via the coding sequence ATGGAACCCCAGCACATCCGTGACCTCTACGACCGTCAGCTGCGCCGCGAGGCGCGCCCCGACGGACCCGGCTGCCGCGTCGAGCGCGTCGGACCCGTCGTCCGGCAGACCGGGCCGGCACACGCCTGGAACGGCGTCCTCTGGTCCGGTCTCGACGCCGCCGGGGCCGACGCCGCCATCGCCGGACAGATCGCCCACTACCGCACCGCCGGACTCCCCTTCGAGTGGAAGCTGTACGGGCACGACGGCCCCGCCGACCTCGCGGACCGCCTCCTCGCCGCCGGATTCACCGCCGAGGACCCCGAGACCCTCATGGCCGCCGAGGCCGCCGCCCTGCCCCAGGACGTGCCGCTCCCCAAGGGGGTCGAGCTCCACGCGGTCACCGACGAGGCCGGGGTGCGCCAGGTCGTCGAGGTCCACGAACGCGCCTTCGGCACCGACAGCTCCCACATCGGCCGTCAGCTCCTCGACCGGCTCGCCGCCGACCCGGACACGGTCACCGCCGTCGTCGCCGTCGCGGCCGGCGAACCCGTCAGCGCGGCCCGCCTCGAACTCTGCCCGGGCACCGACTTCGCCGGACTCTGGGGCGGCGGCACCGTCGAGGCCTGGCGCGGCCGCGGCCTCTACCGCGCGCTCGTCGCGCACCGGGTCCGCATCGCCGCGGCCCGCGGCCACCGCTACGTCCAGGTCGACGCGGCGGACACGAGCCGACCCATCCTCCGGCGCCTGGGCTTCCTGACGCTCTCCACGACGACCCCGTACACGTACGGCACCTGA
- a CDS encoding NAD(P)H-binding protein, giving the protein MMIKERPILVLGGTGKAGRRVVSRLRSRGHEVRVASRQGDGPARFDWTDENTWEPVLEGVGAAYLIDSQRDDAATSMRAFGKLAAAGGVERLVLLSHRDWLASAGEEKLPCERAVRESGAEWTILKPAWFMQNFSEEGFFRGQLLEGEVVLPTGDGVEPFVDLDDVADVAVAALTEAGHAGEAYELSGPRLLSLGALSREIGGATGRDIAYRPVSPADFTRYATGRGLPEEVAEMLSLLLGWIGEGHFAHLSDGVRRALGREPRDFADFVARTAVTGVWHG; this is encoded by the coding sequence ATGATGATCAAGGAACGACCGATTCTGGTCCTCGGAGGTACGGGCAAGGCGGGACGCCGTGTGGTGTCCCGTCTTCGGTCACGCGGTCACGAGGTGCGGGTGGCCTCCCGGCAGGGCGACGGGCCCGCCCGCTTCGACTGGACCGACGAGAACACCTGGGAGCCGGTGCTCGAAGGCGTCGGCGCGGCCTATCTGATCGACTCGCAGCGCGACGACGCCGCGACGTCGATGCGGGCCTTCGGCAAGCTCGCGGCGGCGGGCGGTGTCGAGCGGCTCGTGCTGTTGTCCCACCGCGACTGGCTGGCGTCCGCAGGCGAGGAGAAGCTTCCCTGCGAGCGTGCGGTGCGGGAGTCCGGCGCGGAGTGGACGATCCTCAAGCCGGCGTGGTTCATGCAGAACTTCAGCGAGGAGGGGTTCTTCCGGGGACAGCTCCTCGAAGGCGAGGTCGTGCTGCCGACCGGGGACGGCGTCGAGCCGTTCGTCGATCTCGACGACGTCGCCGATGTCGCCGTGGCGGCCCTGACCGAGGCCGGTCACGCGGGGGAGGCGTACGAGCTGTCCGGGCCGCGGCTGCTGAGCCTGGGCGCGCTGAGTCGGGAGATCGGCGGGGCGACCGGCCGGGACATCGCCTACCGGCCCGTCTCGCCGGCCGACTTCACGCGCTACGCCACGGGGAGAGGCTTGCCCGAGGAGGTCGCCGAGATGCTGAGCCTCCTCCTCGGCTGGATCGGCGAGGGCCATTTCGCCCACCTCTCCGACGGAGTCCGGCGGGCGCTGGGCCGCGAGCCTCGCGACTTCGCCGATTTCGTCGCGAGGACCGCCGTGACCGGTGTCTGGCACGGCTGA
- a CDS encoding AraC family transcriptional regulator, with protein sequence MDPLASLLHEVRSDGALFSRNIVAPPWAVRFTAGTPLAVVTMLRGTGWVVPGDAAPVALGRGDVAVVSGTEPFTVADDDRADTQPFYVVHPDGCTTGDGESVGDDVILGLRTCGNGSGGSTVLLTGSYQVDGRVSERLLRGLPRVLVVRHDGTLGPILDLTDREIDRDDAGQQAVLDRLLDLLLLATLREWFSRPEADPPAWYRALGDPVAGRALRLIHDRPARPWTVAALAEETGVSRATLARRFSDLVGEPPMAYLTGWRLALAADLLARTDATVDAIARQVGYRSAFGLSVAFKRVYGTRPSQHRTGPARTDGPIGAAAP encoded by the coding sequence GTGGATCCCCTGGCGAGCCTCCTGCACGAAGTGCGGTCCGACGGCGCCCTGTTCAGCCGGAACATCGTGGCACCCCCCTGGGCGGTCCGCTTCACCGCCGGGACACCGCTCGCCGTCGTCACGATGCTGCGTGGCACCGGCTGGGTCGTCCCCGGCGACGCCGCACCCGTCGCCCTCGGCCGCGGCGACGTGGCCGTCGTGTCCGGGACGGAGCCCTTCACGGTCGCCGACGACGACCGTGCGGACACACAGCCCTTCTACGTCGTCCACCCCGACGGCTGCACGACGGGCGACGGCGAGTCCGTCGGCGACGACGTCATCCTCGGCCTCCGCACCTGCGGGAACGGCAGCGGCGGCTCGACCGTGCTGCTCACGGGCAGTTACCAGGTCGACGGCCGCGTCTCCGAACGGCTGCTGAGGGGGCTGCCCCGGGTGCTCGTGGTCCGCCACGACGGCACGCTCGGCCCGATCCTGGACCTCACCGACCGGGAGATCGACCGCGACGACGCGGGACAACAGGCCGTGCTCGACCGACTCCTGGACCTGTTGCTGCTGGCCACGCTGCGGGAGTGGTTCTCCCGCCCGGAGGCCGACCCGCCCGCGTGGTACCGGGCGCTCGGCGACCCCGTCGCGGGCAGGGCGCTACGGCTGATCCACGACCGGCCCGCGCGTCCGTGGACCGTCGCCGCCCTCGCCGAGGAGACGGGCGTGTCGCGCGCCACCCTCGCCCGTCGCTTCAGCGACCTCGTGGGCGAACCTCCCATGGCGTACCTGACGGGCTGGCGTCTCGCCCTCGCCGCCGACCTGCTGGCGCGCACCGACGCCACCGTGGACGCGATCGCCCGCCAGGTCGGCTACCGGAGCGCCTTCGGGCTGAGCGTGGCCTTCAAACGCGTCTACGGAACCCGCCCCAGCCAGCACCGTACGGGGCCCGCCCGCACGGACGGTCCGATCGGGGCCGCTGCCCCCTAG
- a CDS encoding pentapeptide repeat-containing protein has translation MPEIRESALRGDCANCFGLCCVALPFAKSADFAVNKSSGEPCRNLQEDFRCGIHTRLRPSGFQGCTVYDCFGAGQRVSQVTFGGVSWREAPETARRMYEVFPVVRQLHELLRYLTEALALAAARPLHAELRGALARVEELAGGTPDALEKLDVAPVRAEVNPLLLRTSELVRATAGGKPKSRRGADLIGKRLRGAKLRGADLRGALLIAADLTGADLTLADLIGVDLRDADLSGADLTGALFLTQPQLNAARGNAATRLPAGFERPAHWTP, from the coding sequence GTGCCCGAGATCCGGGAATCCGCGCTCCGCGGCGACTGCGCCAACTGCTTCGGGCTGTGCTGCGTGGCGCTGCCCTTCGCGAAGTCGGCCGACTTCGCCGTGAACAAGTCGTCCGGTGAGCCCTGCCGCAACCTCCAGGAGGACTTCCGCTGCGGCATCCACACCCGGCTGCGGCCCAGCGGTTTCCAGGGCTGCACGGTGTACGACTGCTTCGGCGCGGGCCAGCGGGTCTCCCAGGTGACCTTCGGCGGCGTGTCCTGGCGCGAGGCGCCGGAGACCGCGCGCCGGATGTACGAGGTGTTCCCGGTCGTACGCCAGCTCCACGAGCTGCTGCGCTACCTCACCGAGGCCCTGGCCCTGGCCGCCGCCCGGCCGCTCCACGCGGAGCTGCGCGGGGCGCTCGCCCGGGTCGAGGAGCTGGCCGGGGGAACGCCCGACGCGCTGGAGAAGCTCGACGTGGCACCCGTGCGGGCAGAGGTGAACCCGCTGCTCCTGCGGACGAGCGAGCTCGTCCGTGCGACGGCCGGCGGGAAGCCGAAGAGCCGTCGGGGGGCCGACCTGATCGGCAAGCGGCTGCGTGGCGCGAAACTGCGGGGCGCGGATCTGCGCGGGGCGCTCCTCATCGCCGCCGACCTGACCGGGGCCGATCTGACGCTCGCCGATCTCATCGGCGTGGACCTGCGGGACGCCGATCTGTCGGGGGCGGATCTGACCGGCGCGCTCTTTCTCACGCAGCCGCAGCTGAACGCGGCGCGCGGGAACGCGGCGACCCGTCTCCCGGCGGGCTTCGAGCGCCCCGCGCACTGGACGCCCTGA
- a CDS encoding alpha/beta fold hydrolase — MPTFTTYDGTELAYRAQGEGEPLICLPGGPMRDAAYLGDLGGLAAHRTLIVLDSRGTGASAEPADPGTYRCDRQVGDVEALRAHLGLERIDLLGHSAAGNLATLYAAAHPERIRSLVLVTSIGWALGLGTTDEEWDEAVEVFADRPWYEEARAGLATIGPDTPLPRVLEIVAPFGYGRWDEAAQEHAAKAEQEIRWEAASAYHGEGAYDPEATRRALTALTAPVLILAGEYDAGPTPARAAEIAACFPDAELVVQPGAGHFPWVDDADAFVRPIAAFLDPEVRTVTVDGVRLAYRVRGPEDAPPVVLVHGRGENGTGWHGVTGELAADHRVYALDLRGHGLSDHPGRYGFEDLRDELGGFLRALRLAGATVVAHSMGGAAACLLAQREPGLIGRLVLEEAPAFLPLDPARPVAERPDGRLAFDWEVVTTTDAQLNAPDPAWREGLTAITAPTLVLAGGPASHVPQDQLTWLTERIPGARLVTIDAGHLIHASRPAEFLGAILEFGL, encoded by the coding sequence ATGCCCACCTTCACGACGTACGACGGCACCGAACTCGCCTACCGCGCGCAGGGGGAGGGGGAGCCGCTGATCTGCCTGCCGGGCGGTCCCATGCGCGACGCCGCCTACCTCGGAGACCTCGGCGGACTCGCCGCCCACCGCACCCTGATCGTGCTCGACTCCCGCGGCACCGGCGCGAGCGCCGAGCCCGCCGACCCCGGCACGTACCGCTGCGACCGCCAGGTCGGCGACGTCGAAGCCCTCCGCGCCCACCTCGGCCTGGAGCGGATCGACCTCCTCGGCCACTCCGCCGCCGGAAACCTGGCCACCCTGTACGCCGCCGCCCACCCCGAGCGCATCCGCTCCCTCGTGCTCGTCACCTCCATCGGATGGGCGCTCGGACTCGGCACCACCGACGAGGAGTGGGACGAGGCCGTCGAGGTCTTCGCCGACCGGCCGTGGTACGAGGAGGCCCGGGCCGGGCTCGCGACGATCGGCCCCGACACCCCCCTGCCGCGCGTCCTGGAGATCGTGGCGCCCTTCGGCTACGGCCGCTGGGACGAGGCCGCCCAGGAGCACGCGGCGAAGGCGGAACAGGAGATCCGCTGGGAGGCCGCCTCCGCCTACCACGGCGAAGGCGCCTACGACCCGGAGGCCACCCGGCGCGCGCTCACCGCGCTCACGGCGCCGGTGCTGATCCTGGCGGGGGAGTACGACGCCGGCCCCACCCCGGCGAGGGCGGCCGAGATCGCGGCCTGCTTCCCCGACGCCGAACTCGTCGTCCAGCCCGGCGCCGGACACTTCCCCTGGGTGGACGACGCGGACGCCTTCGTCCGCCCGATCGCCGCCTTCCTCGACCCGGAGGTCCGCACGGTCACCGTGGACGGCGTCCGCCTCGCCTACCGGGTGCGCGGCCCCGAGGACGCCCCGCCCGTCGTCCTGGTCCACGGCCGCGGCGAGAACGGCACCGGCTGGCACGGCGTCACCGGGGAACTCGCCGCCGACCACCGGGTGTACGCGCTCGACCTCCGCGGCCACGGGCTGAGTGACCACCCGGGCCGCTACGGCTTCGAGGACCTCCGCGACGAACTCGGCGGGTTCCTGCGTGCCCTCCGCCTCGCCGGGGCGACCGTCGTCGCCCACTCGATGGGCGGCGCGGCCGCCTGCCTCCTCGCCCAGCGGGAACCCGGCCTGATCGGCCGCCTCGTCCTGGAGGAGGCGCCCGCCTTCCTCCCGCTCGACCCCGCGCGCCCGGTGGCCGAACGTCCCGACGGCCGGCTCGCCTTCGACTGGGAGGTCGTCACGACCACCGACGCCCAGCTGAACGCCCCCGACCCCGCCTGGCGCGAGGGCCTCACGGCGATCACCGCCCCCACCCTCGTACTCGCCGGAGGCCCGGCCAGCCACGTGCCCCAGGACCAGCTGACCTGGCTCACCGAGCGCATTCCGGGCGCCCGCCTGGTCACGATCGACGCCGGGCATCTGATCCACGCGTCCCGGCCGGCCGAATTCCTCGGCGCGATCCTGGAGTTCGGGCTCTAG
- a CDS encoding protein kinase domain-containing protein, whose translation MFPRPWRRSPASRVDWPEQSYHEPLLRDHRRGRTSTHPPRTTGGNGRERPAPPNTRRARLGPATTATRSGGGRGSGGTIGSGDRRPLPAGLRARIDAQGPLSVEETAGLAAKLLGALGAAHDAGTVHRDVKPANVMLRGTGEALLADFGIAVHHADTTLTTAGAVIGSMEYMAPERARGWRWWTRLVSTALHPPPHRHRYLLPHPHRNPPSRRAGRAWHAGRP comes from the coding sequence GTGTTCCCCCGTCCGTGGAGACGTTCCCCGGCCAGCCGCGTCGACTGGCCGGAACAGTCCTACCACGAACCCCTGTTGAGAGATCATCGGCGTGGGAGAACCTCCACGCACCCTCCCCGAACGACCGGCGGGAACGGCCGTGAAAGGCCCGCACCGCCGAACACCCGCAGGGCTAGGCTGGGCCCGGCAACGACAGCGACGAGGTCCGGGGGCGGCCGTGGCTCAGGGGGCACGATCGGGTCAGGTGATCGGCGGCCGTTACCGGCTGGTCTCCGAGCTCGGATCGACGCCCAGGGACCCCTGTCGGTGGAGGAGACCGCAGGTCTCGCGGCGAAGCTGCTCGGGGCGCTCGGGGCGGCGCACGACGCGGGAACAGTGCACCGCGACGTGAAGCCGGCCAACGTCATGCTCAGAGGGACCGGCGAGGCCCTCCTCGCCGACTTCGGGATCGCGGTCCATCACGCCGACACCACCCTGACGACGGCGGGTGCGGTCATCGGCTCCATGGAGTACATGGCGCCCGAGCGGGCGCGGGGCTGGCGGTGGTGGACGCGACTCGTGTCGACAGCCCTGCACCCACCCCCACACCGGCACCGGTACCTGCTCCCGCACCCGCACCGGAACCCGCCGAGTCGCCGCGCCGGCCGGGCCTGGCACGCAGGCCGGCCGTGA